The following coding sequences are from one Candidatus Nezhaarchaeales archaeon window:
- a CDS encoding adenylosuccinate synthetase, translated as MPLTVIVGGFFGDEGKGKVVAYLSLKDRVDIAVRVGSVNAGHTVIINGREYKLRMVPSAFVYGGCRLLIGAGANVNPTILLNEVKMTGCNGRLGVDRQCSIIEEEHVKRDRGDQHLARRVQTTGQGVGPAIEDRVKRVAKVAKDVPELSSFLTDVAFEVHEALKSGKKVVLEGTQGTYLSLYHGTYPFVTGRDTTASAVCSEVGVGPKNVDDVIVVFKAYVTRVGGGPLPGEVPAEEAMAKGWAEVATVTGRLRRAAPFNFELARRAVALNSATMLAVTKLDVLYPKARGVKSYEALPSEAKDFISNIEKEVGVKVGIIGTGPRVDEVIDRRV; from the coding sequence TTGCCGCTTACGGTGATTGTTGGAGGCTTTTTCGGAGATGAAGGGAAGGGGAAGGTTGTCGCTTACCTATCCTTAAAGGATAGGGTTGACATAGCGGTAAGGGTTGGATCCGTAAACGCGGGACATACCGTGATTATTAACGGTAGGGAGTATAAGTTACGCATGGTTCCAAGCGCCTTCGTATATGGGGGATGCCGCCTATTAATTGGTGCTGGAGCTAACGTAAATCCTACCATACTCTTAAACGAGGTTAAAATGACGGGCTGTAATGGGAGGCTGGGCGTCGATAGGCAGTGCTCAATTATTGAGGAGGAGCACGTAAAACGTGATAGAGGTGATCAACACTTAGCTAGAAGGGTGCAAACAACTGGGCAGGGAGTTGGACCGGCGATAGAGGATCGGGTTAAACGTGTAGCTAAGGTGGCGAAGGATGTACCTGAGCTTTCCAGCTTCCTCACCGACGTAGCCTTCGAGGTTCATGAGGCCTTAAAGTCGGGTAAAAAAGTGGTACTTGAAGGCACTCAGGGTACGTATTTAAGCCTCTATCATGGCACGTACCCCTTCGTAACCGGTAGAGATACAACGGCCTCAGCGGTATGTAGCGAGGTTGGGGTTGGCCCTAAGAATGTGGACGATGTGATCGTAGTTTTTAAGGCCTACGTAACCAGGGTCGGCGGAGGCCCACTTCCAGGCGAGGTACCCGCTGAGGAGGCCATGGCGAAGGGCTGGGCCGAGGTTGCAACTGTTACTGGGAGGCTTAGGAGGGCTGCACCCTTCAACTTCGAGCTAGCTAGAAGGGCTGTAGCGCTTAATAGTGCTACCATGCTAGCCGTAACGAAGCTCGACGTACTCTATCCTAAAGCTCGAGGCGTAAAATCCTATGAGGCGTTACCCTCTGAAGCGAAGGATTTCATTAGCAATATCGAGAAGGAGGTTGGGGTTAAGGTAGGTATTATCGGGACAGGTCCTCGGGTTGATGAGGTTATCGATAGAAGGGTGTAA
- a CDS encoding inorganic phosphate transporter, whose protein sequence is MLPPLFIAGLALSLIFAWGLGANDAANSMGTSVGSRVLTLRRALILFTVFMTAGAMLQGYMVIKTIGRGLLPPEAITDLGAVSIVLGGSLWIILCTWRGIPISTTHSVIGAALGYGLLRVGLSDINWLIVGNVVLSWLISPALSMVIAFITYKALMVLIGRITANGGSIEPLLRLIQVGTACYVAYAFGANDVGNATGVFLVLTERYIGGSASQLLAAWGVLGVALGAWTWGYRVIYTIGSRITRLSVTTGFTAEFSAATTILAFTIIPYALFGFGMPISTTHCAVGAVIGVGIARGGTSGVDRVVTIWIVLAWLATVLSAALLTIIAYKLLSFIAWLYALT, encoded by the coding sequence GTGCTACCCCCACTATTCATCGCTGGCTTGGCGTTATCGTTAATATTTGCGTGGGGGCTTGGAGCTAACGACGCCGCGAACTCCATGGGGACCTCTGTTGGTAGCCGGGTTTTAACGTTAAGGAGGGCCTTAATCCTCTTCACGGTCTTCATGACCGCCGGCGCCATGCTACAAGGTTACATGGTTATAAAGACCATAGGTAGAGGGCTTCTTCCCCCGGAGGCCATCACCGACCTCGGAGCCGTATCCATAGTGTTAGGAGGGAGCTTATGGATAATCCTATGCACTTGGAGAGGGATACCTATCTCAACCACCCATTCAGTAATTGGAGCCGCCCTCGGCTACGGATTACTACGGGTTGGGTTATCTGATATTAACTGGCTAATTGTTGGAAACGTGGTATTAAGCTGGTTGATCTCTCCAGCCCTATCAATGGTTATAGCCTTCATAACCTATAAGGCGTTAATGGTATTAATAGGCAGGATTACGGCTAATGGAGGAAGCATTGAGCCTCTCCTTAGACTTATTCAAGTGGGTACGGCGTGCTACGTTGCCTACGCCTTCGGGGCTAACGACGTAGGTAATGCTACAGGTGTTTTTTTAGTACTCACCGAGCGCTATATAGGGGGTAGCGCTTCGCAACTACTAGCTGCATGGGGTGTTCTCGGGGTAGCTTTGGGAGCGTGGACGTGGGGATACCGGGTAATATATACTATTGGAAGTAGGATTACGAGGCTTTCGGTAACCACGGGTTTTACGGCTGAATTTAGCGCCGCTACAACCATACTTGCCTTTACCATCATCCCGTACGCGCTTTTCGGTTTTGGAATGCCTATTTCAACGACACACTGCGCCGTCGGAGCCGTTATAGGTGTCGGGATAGCTAGAGGGGGTACGAGTGGAGTTGATAGGGTTGTAACCATCTGGATCGTACTTGCATGGCTTGCGACAGTTTTAAGTGCAGCCCTACTAACAATTATAGCTTATAAGCTACTTAGCTTCATAGCTTGGTTATACGCTTTAACGTGA
- a CDS encoding TIGR00153 family protein, giving the protein MGKLSLIRTTNIMAWISRRKEQKVLRMLEEHMAYVLKTVEGLRKATYAFCDGNEEGFKEGYKEVFDGEGEADSLKRKILDELSKGMFHPVDRDEIIRFVLTADDIASNAKGAAVRMTFIPLALKDEGLKGGLKKLADDLVRIAIKTKEAVEKLIENPKGAVEKAHEVEEIEEQIDDFRRDLLRTIMRSYDSLGTVKMLCLKEIVDSMENVADKCEDVADLIRSIVIVAV; this is encoded by the coding sequence GTGGGGAAGCTGTCCTTAATAAGGACCACTAACATTATGGCCTGGATAAGTAGGAGGAAGGAGCAGAAAGTACTACGGATGCTTGAAGAGCATATGGCGTACGTTTTAAAAACAGTTGAAGGTTTAAGGAAGGCTACCTACGCTTTTTGCGACGGTAATGAGGAGGGGTTTAAGGAGGGGTACAAGGAAGTTTTCGACGGCGAGGGGGAGGCTGATTCCCTTAAAAGGAAGATACTCGATGAGCTTTCTAAGGGAATGTTCCACCCCGTCGATAGGGATGAGATAATAAGGTTCGTATTAACCGCCGACGATATAGCTTCAAACGCTAAAGGAGCCGCCGTAAGGATGACGTTTATACCGTTGGCCCTTAAAGACGAAGGGTTAAAAGGCGGCCTAAAGAAGCTCGCGGACGACCTGGTTAGAATAGCTATTAAAACTAAGGAGGCAGTTGAAAAGCTGATCGAAAACCCTAAAGGAGCCGTGGAGAAGGCCCATGAAGTGGAAGAAATAGAGGAGCAAATCGACGACTTCCGCCGCGATTTACTAAGGACTATTATGAGGTCGTACGACTCCTTAGGCACCGTTAAGATGCTTTGCTTAAAGGAAATAGTTGATAGCATGGAGAACGTAGCGGATAAATGTGAAGATGTAGCCGACTTAATTAGGTCGATAGTTATCGTTGCCGTCTAA
- the gatE gene encoding Glu-tRNA(Gln) amidotransferase subunit GatE: MKKVSSVERVVVMVDYKDLGLKVGLELHQQLDTKHKLFCNCPTRIRDDPPDVVFVRRLRPTQSELGQVDEAALFEFKRGKTYVYEAYNDSTCLVEQDEEPPHDINREAVEIALIASLLLKAEPVDVVHVMRKVVIDGSNTTGFQRTAMVALGGPKSKLEDPDGDVGVQTVCVEEDAARKISESASEVRYRLDRLGIPLIEVTTAPDIWNPDQAERVALKIGQILRATGRVKRGLGTIRQDLNVSIERGARIEIKGVQDLELISRVIELEVQRQLKLLEITEELRRRGVKEEDVKDEFIDITELFQATKSKLIKGKLEMGYRVMALRLPGFAGLLGVELQPNRRLGTEFKDYACFWGSVEGIFHTDELPAYGISSDEVQRLKEEVKAGTSDAVVFTVAPQVNAIEALKAVARRAREALRGVPEETRSVNPDGTTHYTRPRPGSARMYPETDVRPLTIPKEYIEKLRSNLPELPERKLKRFIEELGLSQELATLMVSSYRLDLFERVLKECNVPPSLVATTIEQTWRSLKRDGLPMELISEETIVEMFKLVEKGVIVKEAVPEVLAWLAKNPSKSVEEAVEALGIKAIPLSEVERIIDEVLKVKEPLIKERGVRAEKAIMGEVMKVLRGKVDGKRVSELVSRKLREALSRV; the protein is encoded by the coding sequence TTGAAAAAGGTAAGCTCAGTAGAGCGGGTCGTCGTAATGGTGGACTATAAGGACCTAGGGTTAAAGGTGGGGCTTGAGCTCCATCAGCAGCTAGATACTAAGCATAAGTTATTTTGCAACTGCCCTACAAGGATTAGAGATGATCCACCGGACGTCGTGTTCGTGAGGAGGCTAAGACCGACGCAAAGCGAACTGGGCCAGGTTGATGAAGCCGCCCTATTCGAGTTTAAGAGGGGGAAAACATACGTTTATGAAGCCTATAACGATTCCACCTGTCTAGTTGAACAAGACGAGGAGCCACCACACGATATTAATAGGGAAGCGGTTGAGATAGCGCTTATCGCTAGCCTCCTACTTAAGGCTGAACCCGTAGACGTAGTCCACGTCATGAGGAAGGTGGTTATAGATGGATCTAATACTACGGGCTTCCAAAGGACGGCTATGGTAGCACTTGGAGGGCCTAAATCTAAACTTGAGGACCCTGATGGCGACGTCGGCGTACAAACAGTATGCGTCGAGGAGGATGCTGCTCGAAAGATTAGTGAATCGGCTAGCGAGGTACGTTACCGTCTAGATAGATTAGGCATACCCTTAATCGAGGTAACGACCGCTCCAGATATATGGAACCCAGATCAGGCTGAAAGGGTAGCGCTTAAAATTGGGCAAATACTTCGAGCTACGGGTAGGGTTAAACGGGGTTTAGGAACCATAAGGCAGGATTTAAACGTATCAATTGAGCGAGGTGCACGTATCGAGATAAAGGGTGTTCAGGATTTAGAGCTAATATCAAGGGTTATAGAGCTCGAGGTTCAACGACAATTAAAGCTACTGGAGATAACAGAGGAGCTAAGGAGGCGGGGGGTTAAGGAGGAAGACGTGAAGGACGAGTTTATCGATATTACCGAGCTATTTCAAGCTACGAAGTCTAAGCTTATTAAGGGTAAGCTGGAGATGGGTTACCGCGTCATGGCTTTACGGCTTCCAGGCTTCGCCGGCTTATTGGGGGTTGAGCTCCAACCTAACAGAAGGCTTGGAACAGAGTTTAAGGATTACGCGTGCTTCTGGGGTAGTGTTGAAGGAATTTTCCATACGGATGAACTTCCCGCCTACGGTATAAGTAGTGACGAAGTTCAAAGGTTAAAGGAGGAGGTTAAAGCCGGAACTAGCGACGCAGTGGTATTCACAGTAGCTCCCCAGGTTAACGCTATCGAAGCGTTAAAGGCGGTAGCTCGAAGGGCTCGTGAAGCCTTAAGAGGGGTTCCCGAGGAAACTCGTAGCGTTAATCCCGATGGGACGACGCATTACACGAGGCCTAGGCCGGGCTCAGCCCGTATGTACCCGGAGACCGATGTAAGGCCCCTCACCATACCTAAGGAGTATATTGAAAAACTACGAAGTAACCTACCGGAGCTTCCAGAACGAAAACTTAAACGCTTCATTGAGGAGTTAGGGTTAAGCCAGGAGCTAGCTACATTAATGGTTTCCTCGTATAGGCTGGACCTGTTTGAAAGAGTATTAAAGGAATGTAACGTACCCCCATCATTGGTAGCGACCACTATAGAGCAGACGTGGAGAAGCTTAAAGCGGGATGGGCTTCCGATGGAGCTTATTAGCGAGGAAACCATAGTTGAAATGTTTAAGCTAGTGGAAAAAGGTGTTATAGTTAAAGAGGCAGTACCCGAAGTATTGGCTTGGCTAGCGAAAAACCCATCTAAAAGCGTGGAGGAAGCTGTTGAAGCGCTAGGTATAAAGGCTATACCTCTAAGCGAGGTAGAACGGATAATAGATGAGGTCTTAAAGGTCAAGGAGCCCTTAATCAAGGAGCGGGGCGTAAGAGCCGAGAAGGCGATCATGGGTGAGGTGATGAAGGTTTTAAGGGGTAAGGTTGATGGGAAGAGGGTTAGCGAACTCGTTTCACGGAAGCTACGTGAAGCGTTAAGCCGTGTTTAG
- the gatD gene encoding Glu-tRNA(Gln) amidotransferase subunit GatD produces the protein MARLEGYYGYALSVLEKVGAQVYDKVRVVKGLTAYEGLLMPLTTASDRYVVLKLENGYNVGLTLTDDTRIELIEKGVERIPELPPIPLREVEGLPPVSIISTGGTIASRVDYKTGAVYPALSAQDLYSVVPEIGDMANIKAEVLFSLLSEDMHPKYWAAIAERAAKHINEGVRGVVITHGTDTMSYTAAALSFALQNLPVPVVLTGAQRSSDRPSSDAALNLLSAVIAAAKGPFAEVVVIMHGEPGDTFTLLHRGTKVRKCHTSRRDAFTSINSPPLGKVEKGSVIMLTDDYSRRKQLNTLTLKASFDERVALVKTYPGIAPEALDFYIDKGFHGIVIEGTGLGHTPSYLFPQIKRAIEEGIPVVMTSQCLWGRINMQVYRTGVDLYRMGVIPGEDMLPEVALVKLMWTLGQTRDPQEVRRIMLTNIAGEINPRSCFYDF, from the coding sequence TTGGCTAGGCTTGAAGGATACTACGGGTACGCTTTATCGGTACTGGAGAAGGTAGGTGCTCAAGTCTACGATAAGGTTCGAGTCGTTAAAGGGTTAACAGCCTATGAAGGGCTATTAATGCCGTTAACTACGGCTTCGGACCGTTACGTAGTGTTAAAGCTTGAGAACGGGTATAATGTAGGGTTGACGCTAACCGATGATACACGTATCGAGCTTATTGAGAAGGGGGTTGAACGTATACCGGAGCTACCACCTATACCTCTTAGGGAGGTTGAAGGCCTACCCCCGGTTTCAATAATTAGTACGGGAGGTACTATAGCCTCCAGGGTTGACTATAAGACCGGAGCAGTATACCCAGCTTTATCGGCTCAAGACCTATATAGCGTAGTCCCTGAGATAGGCGATATGGCTAACATTAAGGCTGAAGTCTTATTCAGCCTATTAAGCGAGGATATGCATCCTAAGTACTGGGCAGCTATTGCTGAACGAGCGGCTAAACATATAAATGAAGGCGTAAGGGGCGTGGTGATAACGCATGGAACGGATACGATGAGTTATACGGCTGCCGCTTTAAGCTTCGCCCTACAAAACCTACCGGTCCCAGTAGTTCTTACCGGGGCTCAAAGATCCTCCGATAGGCCTTCCTCCGACGCAGCCTTAAACCTACTATCAGCCGTTATAGCCGCCGCTAAGGGCCCCTTCGCCGAGGTAGTGGTAATAATGCATGGAGAACCAGGAGATACCTTTACCCTGCTTCATAGGGGTACTAAGGTTAGAAAGTGTCATACTAGTAGGCGCGACGCCTTTACATCAATAAACTCACCACCCTTAGGGAAGGTTGAGAAAGGTTCAGTCATCATGCTTACCGACGACTACTCAAGAAGAAAGCAGCTTAACACGTTAACCCTTAAAGCTAGCTTCGATGAAAGAGTAGCATTAGTAAAGACGTATCCAGGCATAGCCCCTGAAGCCCTAGATTTCTACATTGATAAGGGCTTCCACGGAATAGTTATCGAGGGCACTGGGCTTGGCCATACTCCTAGCTACCTATTCCCACAGATTAAGAGGGCTATAGAGGAAGGCATACCCGTCGTTATGACCTCCCAATGCCTATGGGGGAGGATTAATATGCAGGTCTACCGAACCGGGGTAGACCTCTATAGGATGGGCGTAATCCCCGGGGAGGATATGCTTCCCGAGGTTGCCCTGGTAAAGCTTATGTGGACCCTGGGTCAAACGCGGGATCCACAGGAGGTCAGGAGGATCATGCTAACAAATATAGCTGGGGAGATAAACCCTAGATCATGCTTCTACGACTTTTAA
- a CDS encoding 30S ribosomal protein S30e: protein MPSHGSLTKAGKVRSATPKIPPKPRKGSIPRISARKKYFRRFLYPTLAATKNVESEA from the coding sequence ATGCCTAGCCACGGCTCATTAACGAAGGCCGGTAAGGTTAGAAGCGCAACCCCTAAAATACCGCCTAAACCTAGGAAGGGCTCTATCCCTAGGATTAGCGCTAGGAAAAAGTATTTCCGTAGGTTCCTATACCCAACCCTAGCTGCAACTAAGAACGTCGAGTCGGAAGCTTAA
- a CDS encoding dihydroorotate dehydrogenase electron transfer subunit: protein MVGFKVVKVEEVIRETPSIKTLLFTDEEIAKSAVPGQFLMVWVPGVDEVPMSLSFIGIKGRIGISVAKVGEATEALHACRPGTLIGIRGPLGKGFTLTGGKVLVVGGGVGVAALAPLIEGLVALNASLTVIIGARTSRELLFYDRLRKVLKGANHNLMITTDDGSAGVKGLASALAVKVLAEGRYNQIYACGPEPMLKDLLNASAHYKVTAQMSLERLIKCGVGLCGACAINGYRVCSDGPVFNSQTLLKLKDFGRTARDATGRPIDITKAFRRHKLSSEG, encoded by the coding sequence TTGGTTGGCTTTAAGGTCGTAAAGGTTGAAGAGGTTATAAGGGAGACACCCTCGATTAAAACGCTCCTCTTCACCGATGAGGAAATAGCTAAATCCGCTGTACCAGGCCAGTTCTTAATGGTTTGGGTACCAGGTGTTGACGAGGTACCAATGAGCCTATCCTTCATAGGGATCAAGGGGAGAATCGGGATAAGCGTAGCGAAGGTTGGTGAAGCCACGGAAGCCCTCCATGCATGTAGGCCCGGCACCCTAATCGGTATTAGGGGCCCCCTAGGTAAGGGTTTCACCTTAACAGGCGGCAAGGTGTTAGTAGTAGGTGGCGGTGTAGGGGTTGCTGCATTAGCCCCCCTCATCGAGGGTTTAGTCGCCCTCAACGCCTCCCTAACGGTAATAATAGGTGCTAGAACAAGTCGAGAACTACTTTTCTACGATAGGCTTAGGAAGGTTTTAAAGGGGGCTAATCATAACCTTATGATTACCACCGACGACGGATCAGCCGGAGTTAAGGGGTTAGCCAGCGCGCTAGCCGTTAAAGTATTAGCTGAAGGAAGGTATAATCAAATCTATGCCTGCGGCCCTGAACCAATGCTTAAGGACCTGCTTAATGCTTCAGCCCACTATAAAGTTACGGCTCAAATGAGCCTTGAACGCCTAATAAAATGCGGAGTAGGATTATGCGGAGCGTGCGCCATTAATGGGTATAGGGTTTGCAGTGATGGACCAGTGTTTAACTCACAAACCCTACTAAAGCTTAAAGACTTTGGAAGAACCGCTAGAGACGCTACAGGAAGACCCATAGACATTACAAAGGCGTTTCGAAGGCATAAGCTAAGTAGTGAAGGATAA
- a CDS encoding dihydroorotate dehydrogenase, which yields MELASNLGRLRLKNPLMNASGILGSNSSLLLRLASTGIGAVVTKSVGLRPRIGYPNPTLIPVGGGFINAMGLPNPGASYMAKEVRKVKKRGVTVIASVFGKTPQEYAKVALKMEEAGANAVELNLSCPHANGLIHFSQKPELSKMVIEQVKDQVSIPVFAKLTVEASSVVEVGRSVEKAGADAIVAINSIGAMLIDTKLKRPVLANKIGGLSGPPIKPIAVKCVYQLYEAVNIPLIGVGGIVSTRDAIEFILAGSSAVQIGSAIALKGLDVFKEVLKGLKAYMEEEGFKSVNEMIGLAHKASGGSRLDV from the coding sequence GTGGAGCTAGCATCTAATCTAGGTAGGCTACGCTTAAAAAACCCATTAATGAACGCCTCGGGGATTCTTGGTAGTAATAGCTCCTTACTACTTAGGTTAGCATCAACAGGTATTGGAGCGGTTGTTACTAAAAGCGTCGGGTTAAGACCTAGAATCGGCTACCCTAACCCTACGCTTATCCCCGTAGGCGGGGGCTTCATAAACGCCATGGGGCTTCCCAACCCAGGCGCCTCCTATATGGCTAAGGAGGTTAGAAAGGTTAAGAAGCGCGGCGTTACCGTAATCGCGAGCGTCTTCGGTAAAACGCCTCAGGAATATGCAAAGGTAGCTTTAAAGATGGAGGAGGCTGGAGCTAACGCGGTAGAACTTAACCTTTCCTGTCCTCACGCCAACGGCCTTATCCACTTCTCGCAGAAGCCCGAGCTTTCTAAGATGGTTATCGAACAGGTGAAAGACCAAGTCTCAATACCTGTCTTCGCTAAACTTACAGTCGAAGCGTCAAGCGTAGTTGAAGTAGGGAGAAGCGTTGAAAAGGCTGGAGCCGACGCTATCGTAGCTATAAATAGTATAGGCGCTATGCTAATAGATACTAAGCTTAAACGACCAGTACTAGCCAATAAGATTGGAGGCTTATCAGGTCCACCCATTAAACCCATAGCGGTTAAATGCGTATACCAGCTTTACGAGGCCGTTAACATACCGTTAATAGGTGTAGGAGGCATAGTATCAACGCGCGACGCTATAGAGTTTATACTGGCCGGTAGTAGCGCTGTTCAAATAGGATCGGCTATCGCGTTAAAGGGGTTAGACGTATTTAAGGAGGTATTGAAGGGGCTTAAAGCCTACATGGAGGAGGAGGGCTTTAAAAGCGTTAATGAAATGATAGGCTTAGCCCATAAAGCCAGCGGAGGAAGCCGACTTGATGTTTAA